A genomic segment from Bacteroidota bacterium encodes:
- a CDS encoding bifunctional class I SAM-dependent methyltransferase/glycosyltransferase family 2 protein, whose amino-acid sequence MKMNKDYFDLQATTRIKYRKNRSYYWDSITRYCNYFLHDDLSVLEIGCGTGELIASVKGKRKVGIDFSDAMVSKAREQFPQTEFHVMEAEHLHLDEKFDVIILSNLIGYLNDIQGAFHELHKVCHDRTRIIITYYSFLWEPFIRLAEFIHIKKRAPYQNWLSTKDIINLLYLSGFETYRYNRSLLVPFNIPLLSWFFNNFLGRLPLFNLLTLNRYVFARPFPDTNRLSDKKYSVSVVIPARNEMGNIGTALERLPEFGKHLEIIFIEGHSSDNTWDGIQAVQKNHLLTHDIKIARQDGKGKGDAVRKGFSLATGDILMILDADLTVRPEDLPKFYDAIASGKGEFINGSRLVYPLEKHAMRFLNTLGNKFFSVMFSWILEQPIKDTLCGTKVLFREDYMKLIKNRIFFGDFDPFSDFDLLFGAFKLNLKIVDLPVRYHERKYGSTNISRFKHGLLLLRMLVYAAGKIKFY is encoded by the coding sequence ATGAAAATGAATAAGGACTATTTTGATTTACAGGCAACAACAAGAATCAAATACCGGAAAAATAGATCCTATTATTGGGATTCTATCACTCGTTATTGTAATTATTTTTTGCATGATGATCTTTCAGTCCTTGAAATTGGCTGTGGTACCGGTGAACTTATAGCATCTGTAAAGGGAAAACGCAAGGTTGGGATTGATTTCAGCGATGCCATGGTGTCAAAAGCCAGGGAGCAGTTCCCGCAAACCGAGTTCCATGTGATGGAAGCCGAACATCTCCATCTGGATGAAAAGTTCGATGTGATTATACTCTCCAATCTGATCGGCTACCTGAATGATATCCAGGGAGCATTCCATGAACTTCACAAAGTTTGCCACGATCGCACAAGAATCATTATCACCTATTATAGTTTTCTCTGGGAGCCATTCATCCGTCTGGCGGAATTCATTCATATCAAGAAAAGGGCTCCATACCAAAACTGGCTTTCGACAAAAGATATTATTAATTTACTTTATCTCTCAGGCTTTGAGACATACCGGTACAACCGCAGTCTGCTTGTCCCCTTTAACATTCCGCTTCTCAGCTGGTTCTTTAATAATTTTCTTGGCCGGCTTCCCCTGTTCAATCTTCTGACATTGAACAGGTATGTCTTTGCCAGGCCATTTCCTGATACCAACAGGCTCTCAGATAAAAAGTATTCGGTTTCTGTTGTAATTCCTGCACGGAATGAAATGGGTAATATAGGGACTGCCTTAGAACGTCTTCCGGAATTTGGCAAACATCTGGAAATCATTTTTATAGAAGGTCACTCTTCAGATAATACATGGGATGGGATACAGGCTGTTCAAAAAAACCATTTGCTTACACATGATATTAAAATAGCCCGTCAGGATGGCAAAGGAAAAGGAGATGCGGTGCGCAAGGGTTTCTCTCTGGCAACAGGCGATATCCTGATGATTCTTGATGCTGATCTCACAGTTCGCCCTGAGGATCTTCCAAAATTTTATGATGCCATTGCCTCAGGAAAAGGTGAATTTATCAATGGCTCAAGGTTAGTTTATCCCCTTGAAAAACATGCCATGCGTTTTCTTAATACCCTTGGGAATAAATTCTTCAGCGTCATGTTCTCATGGATACTTGAACAACCCATTAAAGATACATTATGCGGAACGAAGGTTCTCTTTAGGGAGGATTATATGAAACTGATCAAAAACAGGATCTTTTTTGGGGATTTTGATCCTTTCAGCGATTTCGACCTGTTATTTGGAGCTTTTAAATTGAATCTTAAGATTGTTGATTTGCCTGTACGATATCATGAGCGAAAATATGGCTCTACGAATATATCAAGATTTAAGCATGGCTTGTTATTGCTGCGTATGTTGGTATATGCAGCAGGTAAGATCAAATTTTATTGA
- a CDS encoding DUF3109 family protein produces MIIIENTSISEDILNVKFACDLGTCHGACCVEGDAGAPLEIEEISLLEDYIEQIKSFMTPAGISVIARSGVFDYDIHGHFVTPLVNDLECAFVFFENGVARCAIEKAYDEKKIRFRKPVSCHLYPIRIQCFNNCDALNYHSWSVCSSALKKGIKDDTYIFQFLKEPLIRKYGDKWFKKILRIKNDKAGNQ; encoded by the coding sequence ATGATTATTATTGAAAATACCAGTATTTCAGAAGATATTCTGAACGTAAAATTTGCCTGCGATCTGGGGACTTGTCATGGAGCCTGCTGTGTTGAAGGTGATGCCGGTGCTCCCCTGGAAATTGAAGAGATTTCACTCCTGGAAGATTATATCGAACAAATAAAATCCTTCATGACTCCTGCAGGGATTAGTGTTATTGCCCGATCCGGAGTTTTTGACTATGACATTCATGGACATTTCGTCACCCCTCTTGTCAATGATTTGGAATGTGCTTTTGTTTTTTTCGAAAATGGTGTTGCCCGATGTGCTATTGAAAAAGCCTATGACGAAAAGAAAATCAGGTTCCGGAAGCCTGTTTCCTGCCATCTCTATCCCATACGAATACAATGTTTTAACAATTGCGATGCTTTGAATTATCATTCCTGGTCAGTTTGTTCCAGTGCACTAAAAAAGGGTATAAAGGATGACACCTATATATTTCAGTTTTTAAAAGAGCCTCTTATCAGGAAATATGGAGATAAATGGTTCAAGAAGATACTGCGGATTAAAAACGATAAAGCCGGAAATCAATAA
- a CDS encoding NUDIX hydrolase, giving the protein MPYTYDYQRPALTVDAIILRKESGQLSILLIQRDKPPFEGMWALPGGFMDINETLEEAIERELWEETGLTGIHLHQFHTFSALGRDPRGRTISVAYYGFADAVTIPKAGDDARDAQWYSINYLPLMAFDHNQIVNMALHRLVFNGKIQDPTF; this is encoded by the coding sequence ATGCCTTATACCTATGATTATCAACGGCCTGCATTAACAGTTGATGCGATAATTTTACGAAAGGAGAGTGGTCAGCTGTCAATTCTGCTTATTCAGCGTGACAAGCCTCCCTTTGAGGGTATGTGGGCACTTCCCGGTGGTTTTATGGATATCAATGAGACCCTTGAGGAAGCCATTGAGCGTGAGCTATGGGAGGAAACGGGATTGACCGGCATCCATCTTCATCAGTTTCATACTTTTAGCGCATTAGGCCGTGATCCACGCGGTAGAACCATATCGGTAGCCTATTATGGCTTTGCAGATGCCGTGACGATTCCGAAAGCTGGTGATGATGCTCGCGATGCCCAATGGTATTCTATCAATTATTTACCGTTAATGGCTTTTGACCATAATCAAATTGTGAATATGGCATTACATCGACTCGTATTCAATGGAAAGATACAAGACCCAACTTTCTGA
- the umuD gene encoding translesion error-prone DNA polymerase V autoproteolytic subunit gives MALKKHQGITENPILEISKTDNIDPKELPLYSTRISAGFPSPAEDFIDKKLDINEYLIKNPAATFIVKVHGNSMIKAGIYDGDLLVVDRSLESRDGKIVIGVIDGEFTVKRISKRGNKYFLVPENEEFKAIEITAEMDFKIWGIVTFAVHKL, from the coding sequence ATGGCCTTAAAAAAACATCAGGGAATTACTGAAAATCCAATCCTCGAGATTTCCAAAACGGATAATATTGATCCAAAGGAGTTGCCATTATATTCTACAAGAATTTCAGCCGGGTTCCCTTCACCTGCGGAAGATTTTATAGATAAGAAACTGGATATCAACGAATACCTTATTAAAAATCCAGCTGCCACATTCATTGTCAAGGTACATGGAAACTCTATGATAAAAGCGGGTATTTATGATGGAGATTTGCTGGTTGTCGACCGTTCTCTTGAATCCAGAGATGGAAAAATTGTCATTGGTGTGATAGATGGTGAATTTACAGTAAAAAGAATCAGCAAAAGAGGAAATAAGTATTTTCTTGTTCCGGAGAATGAGGAATTCAAAGCCATCGAAATAACGGCCGAGATGGATTTTAAGATTTGGGGTATTGTAACATTTGCTGTTCATAAATTATAA
- the rsmI gene encoding 16S rRNA (cytidine(1402)-2'-O)-methyltransferase — translation MSKLYLVPTPIGNLEDITLRALRVLKEVDIILAEDTRTTGILLKHYAITTRLMSHHKFNEHRSLETITERILNGENIALVSDAGTPGISDPGFLLVRECIKKDIIVECLPGPTAFVPALVNSGIPNDCFLFEGFLPQKKGRQKELKELAKQPYTIVFFESPYRLLRTLKQLAEYFGDNRKASVSREITKIHEETKRGLLSELIEYFKEKKIKGEIVIIVEGKK, via the coding sequence ATGAGTAAATTGTACCTTGTTCCCACTCCAATAGGTAATTTGGAGGACATTACATTAAGGGCTCTCAGAGTACTGAAAGAAGTCGATATAATCCTGGCCGAAGACACACGGACAACAGGGATTTTACTTAAACATTATGCAATCACTACCAGGCTTATGTCCCATCACAAGTTCAATGAACACCGCAGCCTGGAAACAATTACCGAAAGGATTTTAAACGGGGAAAATATCGCACTGGTGAGTGATGCAGGCACACCAGGCATCTCTGATCCGGGATTTTTGTTAGTCAGGGAATGCATCAAAAAAGATATTATTGTGGAATGTCTTCCTGGTCCAACTGCATTTGTCCCTGCTCTTGTCAACTCAGGAATTCCGAATGATTGCTTCCTTTTTGAGGGCTTCCTGCCTCAGAAAAAGGGACGACAGAAGGAACTGAAAGAGTTGGCTAAACAGCCATATACGATAGTGTTCTTTGAATCACCCTACCGTCTGTTAAGAACCCTTAAACAACTGGCAGAATATTTTGGCGACAACAGGAAAGCATCAGTATCACGTGAAATCACTAAAATCCATGAAGAAACAAAGCGAGGCCTCCTTTCAGAATTGATAGAATATTTTAAAGAAAAAAAAATCAAAGGAGAAATCGTTATCATCGTCGAGGGGAAAAAATAG
- a CDS encoding M28 family peptidase, which translates to MFKILAVVILTLVNLFTSAQDIEYVRHVVSILSSPALKGRGYVNKGDKKSAQFIQNELIKNGVQSFPLGYLQHFSFPVNTFPFKLTFRIDGQSLIPGIDYLIASSSPGISGTFKTVYLEKFPDSNRRINELIDTSDLHEKFIITDIKNAGLRDTNWFHEKGVIFLTDSKLSWRMSDSYHIRDFVVIEARRDIFPATLKTITLKIKNRFYPDYISQNIIGYIKGKTDTKNFIVFTAHYDHLGKMGGKTYFPGAHDNGSGVAMVLNLARYYARPENQPDISIAFILFGGEELGLRGSKYYTEHPVFPLEDICFLINLDLVGTGSDGIMVVNGSNLENPFELLTKINEEYKLLKEIKKRPAAPNSDQYFFFEKGVPAFFIYSLGNEYSEYHNLNDKACGLPFTKYDDLFRLMTNFVSLIAK; encoded by the coding sequence ATGTTCAAGATCCTGGCGGTAGTTATTTTAACCCTAGTGAATTTATTTACTTCAGCTCAGGATATTGAATATGTCCGCCATGTTGTTAGTATACTTTCATCCCCGGCTCTGAAAGGAAGGGGATACGTGAATAAAGGGGATAAAAAGTCAGCACAGTTCATTCAAAACGAATTAATAAAAAACGGGGTACAATCATTTCCCTTGGGATACCTTCAACACTTCTCTTTCCCTGTCAACACATTTCCCTTCAAACTCACTTTCAGGATCGATGGACAATCCCTCATACCGGGCATTGATTACCTGATAGCCTCATCATCACCTGGTATCTCAGGAACCTTCAAAACGGTGTACCTTGAAAAATTCCCCGATAGCAACAGAAGGATTAATGAATTAATCGATACATCCGACTTACATGAAAAGTTCATCATTACGGATATTAAAAATGCAGGATTACGAGATACCAACTGGTTTCATGAGAAAGGAGTTATTTTTCTCACCGACAGTAAACTATCCTGGCGAATGTCTGATAGTTATCACATCAGGGATTTTGTTGTGATTGAAGCCAGGAGAGACATTTTTCCGGCGACTTTAAAAACAATTACTCTTAAGATAAAGAACCGCTTCTATCCGGATTACATATCCCAAAATATTATCGGGTATATCAAAGGAAAAACCGATACAAAAAATTTTATTGTCTTTACTGCTCATTATGATCATCTGGGCAAAATGGGGGGAAAGACCTATTTTCCCGGAGCACATGATAATGGCAGCGGTGTGGCAATGGTACTCAACCTGGCGAGGTATTATGCACGACCCGAGAATCAGCCTGATATTTCTATTGCATTCATTCTATTTGGTGGTGAAGAACTGGGATTACGCGGATCAAAATATTACACTGAACATCCTGTTTTCCCCCTTGAAGATATCTGCTTCCTCATTAATCTTGACCTAGTTGGCACAGGCAGCGATGGTATCATGGTGGTCAATGGATCAAATCTGGAGAATCCATTCGAGCTTCTGACAAAAATTAATGAAGAATACAAGCTGCTGAAAGAAATCAAGAAACGACCTGCTGCCCCAAACAGTGATCAGTACTTTTTCTTCGAAAAAGGAGTACCGGCATTTTTTATTTATTCGCTGGGAAATGAATATTCTGAATATCATAATTTAAATGATAAGGCATGCGGATTGCCATTTACAAAATATGATGATCTTTTCCGCTTAATGACAAACTTTGTGTCGTTGATAGCAAAATAA
- a CDS encoding thymidine kinase: protein MFLENKNNNSRTGWIEVICGSMFSGKTEELIRRLNRAKIAKQRVEIFKPEIDKRYDLLKVVSHDEKSINSTPVQSASQVLLLANEVDVVGIDEAQFFDSELVPVCNQLANTGIRVIVAGLDMDYLGKPFGPIPELMAIAEYVTKVHAICIACGNLAHYSHRTSSEEKLVLLGERDNYEPLCRSCYNEKRNQGFIKKT from the coding sequence ATGTTTTTGGAAAATAAGAACAATAACAGCCGGACTGGCTGGATAGAAGTGATATGCGGTTCTATGTTCTCAGGCAAGACTGAAGAATTGATACGTCGTTTAAACAGGGCTAAAATTGCCAAACAGCGGGTTGAAATCTTTAAACCCGAGATAGATAAACGATATGACTTGCTAAAAGTTGTATCCCATGATGAAAAAAGCATCAACTCAACCCCGGTGCAATCTGCATCACAAGTTCTATTACTGGCTAATGAAGTCGATGTGGTCGGTATTGATGAAGCCCAGTTTTTTGATTCCGAACTCGTACCGGTTTGCAATCAGCTTGCTAATACCGGAATCAGAGTCATTGTGGCCGGCCTCGATATGGATTACCTTGGCAAACCGTTTGGCCCCATCCCTGAACTTATGGCAATTGCTGAATATGTAACCAAGGTTCACGCAATTTGTATTGCCTGTGGCAACCTGGCCCACTATTCTCACCGTACATCCTCAGAAGAGAAACTTGTATTGCTTGGTGAACGGGACAACTATGAGCCCCTCTGCAGAAGTTGCTATAATGAAAAACGGAATCAGGGTTTTATTAAAAAGACTTAG
- a CDS encoding peptidylprolyl isomerase, with product MKTTIRLFNLFIAVMMLSTISSCQTDKRIKIIISTEYGDIKVALYDETPKHRDNFIKLVNNGWYNGSIFHRIIRNFMIQGGQGADGKPDPGYTLPAEIVSKYYHKKGALAAARMSDQVNPERKSSGSQFYIVQGKKFTDQELADIEKRVGKPFTQEQRDTYKTIGGAPHLDGAYTVFGEVVSGLDVVDKIASVQTGTGDRPLKDIKMTMKIVK from the coding sequence ATGAAGACAACCATAAGATTATTTAACCTTTTTATTGCAGTGATGATGCTCTCAACTATTTCTTCCTGTCAGACAGATAAACGGATCAAAATCATCATTTCAACCGAATATGGTGATATCAAAGTGGCATTATATGATGAAACCCCAAAACATCGTGATAATTTTATCAAACTGGTGAATAATGGTTGGTATAATGGTTCGATATTTCACAGGATAATCAGGAATTTTATGATTCAGGGCGGGCAGGGTGCTGATGGGAAGCCTGACCCGGGATATACTTTACCTGCCGAAATTGTCAGCAAGTATTATCATAAAAAAGGTGCTCTTGCGGCAGCCCGCATGAGTGATCAGGTAAATCCCGAACGAAAATCATCAGGGAGTCAGTTTTATATTGTTCAGGGCAAGAAATTTACCGATCAGGAACTAGCTGATATAGAAAAGCGTGTAGGGAAGCCATTTACGCAAGAACAAAGAGATACCTATAAAACTATTGGTGGGGCACCACATTTAGATGGAGCATATACCGTGTTTGGTGAGGTGGTCTCTGGCCTGGATGTCGTCGATAAAATTGCCTCGGTTCAAACTGGTACAGGCGACCGTCCTTTGAAAGATATTAAGATGACCATGAAAATTGTCAAATAG
- a CDS encoding phenylalanine--tRNA ligase subunit alpha, protein MQQKIKQYIEEVSLFTADNIEQLEQFRIRFLGKKGILAGLFEEFKTIAPDERKETGQLINLLKNATQDKVNRLKEAIELNVSTDIKQTDLTLPADFIEIGSRHPISIISNQIIGIFSRIGFTVAEGPEIEDDWHNFTALNFPEEHPARDMQDTFFIDEYPPVSLRTHTSSVQIRVMEKTKPPIRILLPGRVFRNEAISARAHCFFHQVEGLYVDINISFADLKQTLLYFAKEMFGEKTDIRLRPSYFPFTEPSAEMDIHCNICGGKGCNICKYTGWVEILGCGMVDPNVFENCGIDGNKYTGFAFGMGIERITILKYQIKDIRLFFENDLRFLKQFGSAI, encoded by the coding sequence ATGCAGCAAAAAATTAAACAATATATTGAAGAGGTCAGTCTGTTCACGGCTGATAATATCGAGCAACTTGAGCAGTTCAGGATAAGGTTTCTCGGTAAAAAAGGTATTCTTGCAGGGCTTTTTGAAGAGTTTAAAACCATTGCTCCTGATGAGCGAAAAGAAACAGGACAATTGATCAACCTGTTGAAAAATGCCACGCAGGATAAAGTGAACAGGTTAAAAGAGGCTATAGAATTAAATGTCAGTACCGATATTAAACAAACCGACCTCACACTCCCCGCCGATTTTATTGAGATAGGATCACGTCATCCAATTTCAATCATCAGTAACCAGATCATTGGAATTTTTTCAAGAATAGGATTTACCGTTGCTGAAGGGCCGGAGATTGAGGATGACTGGCATAATTTCACCGCATTAAATTTCCCGGAAGAACACCCGGCAAGAGATATGCAGGACACGTTTTTCATTGATGAGTATCCTCCGGTCTCTCTTCGTACCCATACCTCATCTGTCCAGATACGGGTGATGGAAAAAACCAAGCCTCCAATTAGGATTTTGTTGCCAGGCCGTGTCTTCCGTAATGAAGCCATTTCAGCCAGGGCTCACTGCTTTTTCCATCAGGTAGAAGGATTATATGTGGATATCAATATATCATTCGCCGACCTCAAGCAGACCCTTTTGTATTTTGCCAAAGAAATGTTCGGTGAGAAGACGGATATTCGCCTGCGACCTTCCTACTTCCCGTTTACTGAACCTTCAGCTGAAATGGATATCCATTGTAATATATGCGGAGGCAAAGGTTGCAATATCTGTAAATATACAGGATGGGTCGAAATCCTTGGCTGTGGCATGGTTGACCCAAATGTATTTGAGAATTGTGGAATTGACGGTAACAAATACACTGGCTTTGCCTTTGGTATGGGCATCGAGCGAATTACCATCCTAAAATACCAGATCAAGGATATCAGGTTATTCTTTGAAAATGATTTGAGGTTTTTAAAGCAGTTTGGTTCCGCAATATGA
- a CDS encoding outer membrane beta-barrel protein: MKKLLLFLSIIFINISIFGQKHYNNYSGISMGVSVPLSDFASTDLNNKSAGYAMSSFFLSFDGAYLFTPYIGINGMFSFANNTLNTTMLKENLKKRIHSEYPDLVIPEDLDISYNLGVWNHIGLHIGPQVSLPLERLNIDFRALGGLSFVLPPSNELYFLNKETHQEFRSTSENKEAISWGYTLGAGFRYLMSNRYILRLVINYTYAIASIEINDSITEESGLPPDLIYNNYNQPVGALQVGIGIAYHF; encoded by the coding sequence ATGAAAAAACTACTTTTATTCCTTAGCATAATATTTATAAACATTTCGATATTCGGGCAAAAGCACTATAATAACTATTCGGGGATAAGTATGGGAGTATCTGTACCTTTAAGCGATTTTGCCAGCACGGATTTAAATAACAAGTCGGCCGGCTATGCTATGTCAAGTTTCTTTCTGAGTTTTGACGGGGCCTATCTGTTTACACCCTACATTGGCATAAATGGGATGTTCTCATTTGCCAATAATACTCTAAATACCACGATGCTCAAGGAGAATCTTAAGAAACGGATTCATAGTGAATACCCTGATCTGGTCATTCCAGAGGATCTTGATATCAGTTACAATCTTGGGGTCTGGAATCATATCGGATTGCATATCGGACCTCAGGTTAGCCTTCCATTGGAACGCTTAAACATTGATTTCAGAGCATTGGGAGGTCTGAGCTTTGTTTTGCCTCCCAGCAACGAACTGTATTTTTTAAATAAAGAAACCCATCAGGAATTCAGGTCCACCAGTGAAAATAAAGAGGCCATATCATGGGGATATACACTAGGGGCAGGATTCCGGTACCTTATGTCAAACCGTTATATCCTGCGTTTAGTCATAAATTATACATACGCCATCGCCTCTATCGAGATCAATGATAGTATCACAGAGGAATCCGGACTTCCACCTGATTTAATCTATAACAATTACAACCAGCCTGTAGGAGCTTTGCAAGTCGGTATAGGAATCGCATATCATTTTTAA
- a CDS encoding M1 family aminopeptidase — protein sequence MRRKNFVFILFLWIAISGHPQNNNPDVARILISDTLDAVHYSIYLNIVDLPSQNLIGYTEVSIIPKYDNINDIQLELLQLAIDSVIVNGFQVNNYTYSDPLINIPLPEPANTGDTIKVRIRYHGIPFHEGWGGFHWAGQYCFNLGVGFELISHNLGKAWFPCIDDFHDRATYDYYITVEEDKTAVCGGILMSVTTNGDNTKTFHWQMRNTIPAYLASVAVGHYDLITDTYNGIRSNIPINFYVRPSDSIHVYGSFINLKEILAIFEEHFGPYPWPQVGYVSTALGAMEHAANIAYPYGCINGGLTYEYLYAHEISHMWFGDKVTCASAEDMWLNEGWGTFCEMFYLEDLYSYEDYIENVNTMHKEVLQYCHTPQGDGQYFALYGIPPEYTYGMTAYKKGGIILHTLRGYLGDSLFFNVSKGFLEEYAYNYMSSFDLRDYINSHTSVDVTDFFDAWVFSPGFPHYSVDSFTVSPVGNNYDVRVYARQKSKGGCILANSNKIDITFMDSQWNVFTGTLNFSGLTGNQVFPVPFEPKIVMVDVEDEICDATTDDEMVIKNSGEFDFSDTFFKLNVVSINDSAYIRVSHNWVAPDSLKNPVNGLKLSDYRYWKIEGICEPGINATGIFQYNRNNYLDNTLIVNSEDSVVILYRENAGHDWQSIDFTQMGIWSIGYLYVPNLQMGEYTLAVWDHSVGTIELKPADKSFMKIYPNPTYNQITIEFLKLQQGSILIFNNEGKTLDSIPISPWQQKLNWHVNNLPNGTYFIQFKNLNNEILSTEKVIVLK from the coding sequence ATGCGTCGCAAAAATTTTGTCTTTATACTATTCTTGTGGATAGCAATATCAGGCCATCCACAGAATAATAATCCCGATGTTGCACGAATTCTTATCAGCGACACCCTCGATGCAGTCCATTATTCAATCTATCTAAATATTGTTGATTTACCTTCACAAAACCTCATTGGGTATACCGAAGTTTCAATCATTCCAAAATATGACAATATTAACGACATTCAGCTGGAACTACTTCAGTTAGCTATTGATTCTGTGATAGTAAATGGTTTTCAGGTCAATAACTACACATATTCTGATCCATTGATAAACATCCCTCTACCAGAACCGGCAAATACAGGAGATACTATTAAAGTCAGAATTCGCTATCACGGAATCCCTTTTCATGAAGGATGGGGTGGTTTTCACTGGGCTGGGCAATATTGTTTCAACCTGGGTGTTGGCTTTGAATTAATTTCTCATAACCTCGGTAAAGCCTGGTTCCCCTGTATTGATGATTTTCATGACCGGGCGACTTATGATTATTACATCACCGTTGAAGAAGATAAAACTGCTGTCTGCGGTGGGATCCTGATGTCTGTCACCACTAACGGTGACAATACCAAGACCTTTCACTGGCAGATGAGAAACACGATACCTGCATACCTGGCATCAGTTGCAGTTGGTCACTACGATCTTATCACCGATACCTATAACGGAATCCGATCCAATATCCCCATCAATTTCTATGTTAGACCTTCCGATTCAATACATGTATATGGTTCATTTATAAATCTTAAAGAAATTCTGGCTATTTTCGAAGAACATTTCGGCCCCTATCCCTGGCCACAGGTTGGATATGTCAGTACAGCTCTTGGAGCTATGGAACACGCTGCAAACATTGCCTATCCATATGGTTGTATCAATGGAGGTCTGACCTATGAGTACCTTTATGCACATGAAATCTCCCATATGTGGTTCGGTGATAAAGTGACCTGTGCATCTGCAGAGGATATGTGGCTTAATGAAGGTTGGGGAACATTTTGTGAGATGTTTTACCTGGAGGATCTATATAGCTATGAAGACTATATTGAAAATGTCAACACTATGCACAAAGAAGTCCTTCAGTATTGCCACACTCCGCAAGGGGACGGACAATATTTTGCATTATACGGTATTCCACCCGAATATACTTATGGTATGACAGCCTATAAAAAAGGAGGAATCATCCTGCATACCCTTCGAGGATATCTCGGAGATAGCCTGTTTTTTAATGTCAGTAAAGGATTTCTGGAGGAATATGCGTATAATTATATGTCGTCCTTTGATTTGCGAGATTATATCAATTCCCACACCAGTGTGGATGTCACTGATTTTTTTGATGCCTGGGTCTTTTCGCCCGGATTTCCTCACTATTCAGTTGATTCGTTCACTGTATCACCCGTTGGTAATAATTATGATGTCAGGGTTTATGCCCGGCAGAAATCAAAAGGTGGATGCATTCTTGCCAATTCCAATAAGATCGATATTACATTTATGGATAGCCAATGGAACGTATTTACCGGCACTCTGAATTTCTCGGGGCTAACTGGAAATCAGGTCTTCCCGGTTCCTTTTGAACCTAAGATCGTTATGGTTGATGTTGAAGATGAAATTTGTGATGCCACAACTGATGATGAGATGGTTATAAAAAATTCTGGAGAGTTCGATTTCTCCGATACTTTTTTCAAACTAAATGTCGTGTCTATCAATGATTCTGCCTATATCAGAGTTTCACACAACTGGGTTGCTCCTGACAGTCTTAAAAATCCGGTGAATGGTCTAAAATTATCCGACTACCGGTATTGGAAAATTGAAGGAATATGTGAGCCAGGAATTAATGCTACAGGTATATTTCAGTATAACAGGAACAATTACCTGGATAATACCCTCATCGTAAATTCCGAGGATTCAGTTGTTATATTATACCGGGAAAATGCGGGTCATGACTGGCAATCCATAGATTTTACACAAATGGGAATATGGAGTATTGGATACCTATACGTTCCCAACCTACAGATGGGCGAATATACTCTGGCTGTTTGGGATCATTCTGTTGGGACAATAGAGTTAAAACCTGCAGATAAGAGCTTCATGAAGATTTATCCCAATCCCACGTATAACCAGATCACCATAGAATTTTTAAAATTACAGCAAGGCTCCATTCTGATATTTAATAATGAAGGTAAAACATTAGATAGTATACCAATCAGCCCGTGGCAGCAAAAATTAAATTGGCATGTCAATAATCTTCCCAATGGCACCTATTTCATCCAGTTCAAAAACCTGAATAATGAGATTCTGTCTACTGAAAAGGTTATCGTGCTGAAATAA